A genomic segment from Deinococcus sp. YIM 77859 encodes:
- a CDS encoding VWA-like domain-containing protein, translating into MNVPPLPVTPDFQRLISGTRLRLRGRSAFFATLLLHAEFVPSREVAGAGTDGERVYVNPEVAASLPPDVLDGLLLHEVLHAALSHVERRGPREKKRWNRAADLIVNGLVAAAGLPTPPGSPRDEHLEKLSVEEVYTALEGEAGEEGDEAAQDLLDGPPGDAPPKGGRNGQQAARQWQQALAQARSVEAMSGGEGNDPLGAHRELARLSPARLDWRAQLWRFLARTPVDFGGFDRRFVGRGLYLEALDDESLTALVAVDTSGSVDDQAVRALVGEVQGVLGAYPHVKAVLYYADTAAYGPFELRPGDTIPAPIGGGGTDFRPIFQLAEQHEPDVLIYLTDGYGDFPEEAPRMPTMWVVPPGGLEDEGFPFGDVLRLEE; encoded by the coding sequence ATGAACGTGCCGCCGCTCCCCGTCACCCCCGACTTCCAGCGCCTGATCTCCGGCACGCGGCTGCGGCTGCGCGGCAGATCCGCCTTTTTCGCTACGCTGCTGCTGCACGCGGAGTTCGTGCCCTCGCGCGAGGTGGCGGGGGCAGGAACAGACGGCGAGCGGGTCTACGTCAACCCCGAGGTGGCGGCCAGCCTGCCCCCGGATGTGCTCGACGGCCTGCTGCTGCACGAAGTCCTGCACGCGGCCCTTTCGCACGTCGAGCGGCGCGGTCCGCGCGAGAAAAAGCGCTGGAACCGGGCCGCTGACCTCATCGTGAACGGTCTGGTGGCCGCGGCTGGCCTTCCTACGCCGCCGGGCAGCCCACGCGACGAGCACCTAGAAAAGCTCAGCGTGGAGGAGGTCTACACCGCACTGGAGGGAGAGGCGGGAGAGGAAGGCGACGAGGCCGCCCAGGATCTGCTGGACGGGCCGCCTGGCGACGCACCGCCAAAGGGAGGCCGCAACGGGCAGCAGGCCGCGCGGCAGTGGCAGCAGGCCCTTGCCCAGGCCCGCAGCGTCGAGGCGATGAGCGGCGGCGAGGGGAATGATCCCCTTGGTGCCCACCGCGAACTGGCCCGCCTCTCCCCTGCTCGGCTGGACTGGCGCGCACAACTGTGGCGCTTTCTGGCCCGCACCCCCGTGGACTTCGGGGGCTTTGACCGCCGCTTTGTGGGCCGCGGCCTCTACCTGGAGGCGCTCGATGACGAGAGCCTCACGGCTTTGGTCGCCGTAGACACTTCCGGCAGCGTGGATGACCAGGCCGTGCGCGCGCTCGTGGGCGAGGTCCAGGGTGTGCTGGGCGCTTACCCACACGTCAAAGCGGTGCTGTACTACGCGGACACGGCCGCCTATGGCCCCTTCGAACTTCGCCCCGGCGACACGATTCCCGCACCCATCGGCGGCGGCGGCACCGACTTCCGGCCCATCTTTCAGCTCGCCGAGCAACACGAGCCCGACGTGCTGATCTACCTGACCGACGGCTACGGTGACTTTCCGGAAGAGGCCCCCCGGATGCCGACGATGTGGGTGGTGCCTCCCGGCGGCCTGGAGGACGAGGGCTTTCCTTTTGGGGACGTGCTGCGGCTGGAGGAGTGA
- a CDS encoding metallophosphoesterase, translating to MRVALLSDVHGNRFALEAVLADIRRAAPDLICNLGDSVWGGADPAGAWAMQQEAAPPTVRGNTEEFLLADPAELHAPTRDYRAFVERELGGVPPELAALPLTATVAEGEVLLAHGSPTSAWDALFLTAEGDRTRPALPEELLERVAQWPARVVVVGHTHRENLVSQDRVTFVNAGSVSRQMHGDPAARWVLLERHAGAWNVSFRRTPYDAEAAARWAETHAPNGASEARQLRTGRMG from the coding sequence ATGAGAGTGGCTCTCCTGAGTGACGTGCACGGGAACCGCTTCGCGTTGGAAGCGGTGTTGGCGGACATCCGGCGTGCTGCGCCCGACCTGATCTGCAACCTGGGTGATAGCGTCTGGGGAGGAGCGGACCCGGCCGGAGCCTGGGCCATGCAGCAGGAGGCGGCTCCGCCCACGGTGCGCGGCAACACAGAAGAATTTCTGCTGGCGGACCCGGCCGAACTGCACGCGCCAACCCGCGACTACCGCGCCTTTGTGGAACGCGAGCTCGGCGGCGTGCCCCCGGAACTGGCCGCGCTTCCCCTGACCGCCACCGTGGCGGAGGGCGAGGTGCTGCTCGCGCATGGCAGCCCGACCAGTGCCTGGGACGCCCTCTTTCTGACGGCGGAAGGAGACCGGACGCGCCCCGCCCTGCCGGAAGAACTGTTGGAGCGGGTGGCCCAGTGGCCCGCCCGGGTGGTGGTCGTGGGGCATACCCACCGGGAAAACCTCGTTTCGCAAGACCGCGTCACCTTTGTCAATGCCGGTTCGGTATCGCGCCAGATGCACGGGGACCCGGCCGCCCGCTGGGTGCTGCTGGAGCGTCACGCGGGAGCGTGGAATGTCAGCTTTCGCCGCACGCCCTACGACGCGGAGGCCGCCGCCCGCTGGGCCGAGACACACGCGCCGAACGGGGCGAGCGAGGCGCGGCAGTTGCGGACCGGACGAATGGGCTAG